A window from Dysidea avara chromosome 2, odDysAvar1.4, whole genome shotgun sequence encodes these proteins:
- the LOC136247323 gene encoding uncharacterized protein, with amino-acid sequence MTSGRSTRRTLRQQCSLRRLKDFDRTVALAEMDSEASKFFPVERALSKRKGKHDVNEFLCLWEGYSPEDASWTPYVTEDVAQSFEEPPPPTSRIIMDHVAKFCRVINKLLRMGSSKGFIGRLEFRHDIYKHLFRNNFSLHKTDFNDRYFKEGWDQSYRMFSCTAAGILIVFPIEIQLYIAWLGGGRFYFHNGEFYKKKKCPVEMMKITITKRNNTIDIPLKQRKQKRKLKRKVRKHMYRKQKAHTTHRSFI; translated from the exons ATGACATCTGGCAGGAGCACTAGAAGAACATTACGCCAACAGTGCAGCTTGAGACGGCTGAAAGATTTCGATCGGACAGTTGCTTTAGCTGAG ATGGACTCGGAAGCTTCGAAATTCTTTCCTGTGGAGAGGGCACTAAGTAAGAGAAAGGGAAAGCAT GATGTGAATGAATTTCTGTGCTTGTGGGAAGGTTATAGTCCTGAGGACGCTTCATGGACTCCATATGTAACAGAGGATGTTGCACA ATCTTTTGAAGAACCACCACCACCCACCAGTAGGATTATTATGGATCATGTAGCTAAGTTTTGTAGGGTAATAAATAAATTACTAAGAATGGGCTCTAGTAAGGGGTTTATAGGTAGATTAGAGTTTAGACATGACATTTACAAGCACCTATTTAGAAACAATTTTAGTTTGCACAAGACAGATTTTAATGATAGATATTTTAAGGAAGGGTGGGACCAGTCATATAGAATGTTTTCATGCACAGCAGCAGGTATTTTGATAGTTTTTCCAATAGAAATACAACTGTATATTGCATGGTTGGGTGGTGGACGGTTTTATTTTCATAATGGAGAATTTTATAAGAAGAAGAAGTGTCCAGTGGAGATGATGAAAATAACAATCACCAAACGAAACAACACCATAGACATACCATTAAAACAGAGAAAACAGAAGAGAAAACTGAAACGTAAAGTACGCAAGCACATGTATCGTAAACAGAaagcacacaccacacacagaaGTTTTATATAG
- the LOC136247322 gene encoding uncharacterized protein isoform X1, whose amino-acid sequence MSAKQKKLDRLEKQLQGIIVTFAHASSSNVCNKKSVKKKRPVGCLIIPNNLYQLWKEKVKLCKALGIDIPSLTEMLNERIGGTNKVAAVEERLRKESCRFLSNLRNSKGGRFRKNYLLCTTTMILYEGEITTAIQTQQSQHMLMPGSSANNAPLQLQGRLSFDELGERQKERRTGVICDEFQKFSQHLPLTGLELVSLQFNRVLSHKTLTINIQRCRMLTRHRHLLGDSHETTTSDTDRIAMIARLMITYGVSYECYHELRQLEKGLPPVYKIKQYRADLPIPQIKKTPGEFEGAQFDFKDLLEIRLEEEVMRYPDYYKNESQHVRIRISLDGARFSRASSYCLLSFAFLRKNDFSLSPADLCTIAAIKGDETYEQLSVGFKNVFDDINQYLENPLFTTEEGNKYSLEFFLCADYKALLTIMGLKGASSNYACLWCTIHKDDRCNMELELPTEDVQFRSLEDFDGSGEFCSKHLPLINIEPDHIVPDELHMMLRITDTLIECLISTAIAYDKQYHHTHRTSRRAYKILEGAMIQKLLASINDCGVVFKMWHDKDDSDKDKKLNWTSLMGPDKLKLLKLLPDKLQDCQPDDMASHVADLWKEFNKLYKMISSSNVNNSEGNLKEKGKEWVKKFRSLEKEPYSDGYQPNKITPYLHMVVHHFWYFIEKYDNVKQFSCQGVEKNNDAAKKTFFKNSNRWDGASDIIRNLYQRHLLRNRKRKVQDYSKKDPTWWNGGQQQKMAKRRRISHHSSGHNMTETTPEQMTETMSDSS is encoded by the exons ATGAGTGCGAAGCAGAAAAAGCTCGACAGACTAGAAAAGCAACTTCAAGGAATAATTGTAACCTTCGCTCATGCTAGTTCCAGCAATGTTTGCAACAAGAAGAGTGTGAAGAAGAAGAGACCAGTTGGTTGTCTGATAATACCAAATAATTTATACCAGCTTTGGAAAGAGAAAGTAAAATTGTGTAAGGCATTGGGTATTGACATCCCCAGTCTTACGGAGATGCTAAATGAGAGGATTGGTGGTACAAATAAAGTCGCTGCAGTCGAAGAAAGGTTGAggaaagaaagctgcag ATTTCTAAGCAACCTCCGAAACAGCAAGGGAGGAAGATTTAGAAAAAACTATCTATTATGTACAACTACAATGATTCTGTATGAAGGAGAAATTACAACTGCCATCCAAACACAGCAAAGCCAGCACATGTTAATGCCAGGTTCCAGTGCTAATAATGCTCCTTTACAACTGCAAG GCCGTCTCAGCTTTGATGAGCTTGGTGAAAGGCAGAAGGAAAGGAGAACAGGAGTGATATGTGATGAATTTCAGAAATTTAGTCAGCATCTTCCTCTGACTGGTTTAGAGTTGGTGTCACTACAATTCAATAGGGTTCTAAGTCACAAAACACTAACCATTAATATACAGAGATGCCG AATGCTTACTAGACACCGACACCTGTTGGGGGATTCCCATGAAACCACCACATCAGACACTGATCGAATTGCTATGATAGCACGCTTAATGATCACATATGGAGTTTCGTATGAGTGCTATCACGAACTTCGGCAGCTAGAGAAAGGGCTTCCACCTGTGTACAAG ATTAAGCAATATCGTGCAGATCTTCCCATACCACAAATAAAGAAGACACCTGGAGAATTTGAAGGTGCTCAGTTTGATTTCAAAGACTTGTTAGAGATTAGGCTAGAAGAAGAg GTGATGAGGTATCCAGATTATTACAAAAATGAATCACAACACGTCCGTATCAGGATTAGCTTGGACGGTGCAAGATTTAGTAGGGCATCAAGCTACTGCCTTTTATCTTTTGCTTTCTTGAGAAAGAATGATTTTAGCCTTAGTCCAGCTG ATTTATGTACAATTGCTGCTATCAAGGGTGATGAGACCTATGAGCAACTGTCTGTGGGTTTTAAAAATGTGTTCGATGATATTAACCAGTATTTAGAAAATCCACTCTttaccacagaagaaggtaacaAATACAGCCTTGAATTTTTTCTCTGTGCTGATTATAAG GCTTTACTCACAATCATGGGTTTGAAAGGTGCATCTTCGAATTATGCTTGCCTTTGGTGTACAATCCACAAAGATGACAG GTGTAATATGGAGCTGGAGCTCCCCACTGAAGATGTACAATTCCGATCTTTAGAGGATTTCGATGGCAGTGGTGAATTTTGTAGCAAGCATCTACCATTGATAAATATTGAACCAGATCATATTGTGCCAGACGAGCTACACATGATGCTCAGAATAACTGATACACTCATTGAGTGCCTAATTTCCACTGCAATTGCGTATGACAAACAGTACCACCATACGCATCGCACTAGTCGACGTGCCTACAAAATACTGGAAGGTGCAATGATACAAAAACTACTAGCATCAATTAATGATTGTGGAGTAGTTTTTAAAATGTGGCATGACAAAGATGACAGTGACAAAGACAAAAAACTGAACTGGACATCTTTAATGGGACCGGACAAACTAAAATTGTTAAAATTACTACCTGATAAACTTCAAGATTGCCAACCAGATGATATGGCTTCACACGTGGCAGATTTATGGAAA GAATTTAACAAACTTTACAAAATGATTTCTTCTAGCAATGTTAACAATTCAGAAGGAAACTTGAAAGAGAAG GGTAAAGAGTGGGTGAAGAAATTTAGATCCCTGGAGAAGGAACCTTATTCAGATGGATACCAACCCAACAAAATAACGCCATACCTTCATATGGTTGTGCATCACTTTTGGTATTTCATTGAGAAATACGACAACGTGAAGCAGTTCAGTTGCCAAG GGGTAGAAAAAAACAATGATGCAGCTAAGAAAACGTTCTTTAAAAATAGCAACAGGTGGGATGGTGCAAGTGACATAATTAGAAATTTATACCAGAGACACTTGTTAAGAAATAGGAAAAGAAAGGTGCAAGACTATAG TAAAAAGGACCCTACGTGGTGGAATGGTGGGCAGCAACAAAAAATGGCTAAAAGGCGGAGAATTAGTCATCATTCATCTGGCCATAATATGACTGAGACCACTCCCGAGCAAATGACTGAGACGATGTCTGACTCATCATAG
- the LOC136247322 gene encoding uncharacterized protein isoform X2, whose amino-acid sequence MILYEGEITTAIQTQQSQHMLMPGSSANNAPLQLQGRLSFDELGERQKERRTGVICDEFQKFSQHLPLTGLELVSLQFNRVLSHKTLTINIQRCRMLTRHRHLLGDSHETTTSDTDRIAMIARLMITYGVSYECYHELRQLEKGLPPVYKIKQYRADLPIPQIKKTPGEFEGAQFDFKDLLEIRLEEEVMRYPDYYKNESQHVRIRISLDGARFSRASSYCLLSFAFLRKNDFSLSPADLCTIAAIKGDETYEQLSVGFKNVFDDINQYLENPLFTTEEGNKYSLEFFLCADYKALLTIMGLKGASSNYACLWCTIHKDDRCNMELELPTEDVQFRSLEDFDGSGEFCSKHLPLINIEPDHIVPDELHMMLRITDTLIECLISTAIAYDKQYHHTHRTSRRAYKILEGAMIQKLLASINDCGVVFKMWHDKDDSDKDKKLNWTSLMGPDKLKLLKLLPDKLQDCQPDDMASHVADLWKEFNKLYKMISSSNVNNSEGNLKEKGKEWVKKFRSLEKEPYSDGYQPNKITPYLHMVVHHFWYFIEKYDNVKQFSCQGVEKNNDAAKKTFFKNSNRWDGASDIIRNLYQRHLLRNRKRKVQDYSKKDPTWWNGGQQQKMAKRRRISHHSSGHNMTETTPEQMTETMSDSS is encoded by the exons ATGATTCTGTATGAAGGAGAAATTACAACTGCCATCCAAACACAGCAAAGCCAGCACATGTTAATGCCAGGTTCCAGTGCTAATAATGCTCCTTTACAACTGCAAG GCCGTCTCAGCTTTGATGAGCTTGGTGAAAGGCAGAAGGAAAGGAGAACAGGAGTGATATGTGATGAATTTCAGAAATTTAGTCAGCATCTTCCTCTGACTGGTTTAGAGTTGGTGTCACTACAATTCAATAGGGTTCTAAGTCACAAAACACTAACCATTAATATACAGAGATGCCG AATGCTTACTAGACACCGACACCTGTTGGGGGATTCCCATGAAACCACCACATCAGACACTGATCGAATTGCTATGATAGCACGCTTAATGATCACATATGGAGTTTCGTATGAGTGCTATCACGAACTTCGGCAGCTAGAGAAAGGGCTTCCACCTGTGTACAAG ATTAAGCAATATCGTGCAGATCTTCCCATACCACAAATAAAGAAGACACCTGGAGAATTTGAAGGTGCTCAGTTTGATTTCAAAGACTTGTTAGAGATTAGGCTAGAAGAAGAg GTGATGAGGTATCCAGATTATTACAAAAATGAATCACAACACGTCCGTATCAGGATTAGCTTGGACGGTGCAAGATTTAGTAGGGCATCAAGCTACTGCCTTTTATCTTTTGCTTTCTTGAGAAAGAATGATTTTAGCCTTAGTCCAGCTG ATTTATGTACAATTGCTGCTATCAAGGGTGATGAGACCTATGAGCAACTGTCTGTGGGTTTTAAAAATGTGTTCGATGATATTAACCAGTATTTAGAAAATCCACTCTttaccacagaagaaggtaacaAATACAGCCTTGAATTTTTTCTCTGTGCTGATTATAAG GCTTTACTCACAATCATGGGTTTGAAAGGTGCATCTTCGAATTATGCTTGCCTTTGGTGTACAATCCACAAAGATGACAG GTGTAATATGGAGCTGGAGCTCCCCACTGAAGATGTACAATTCCGATCTTTAGAGGATTTCGATGGCAGTGGTGAATTTTGTAGCAAGCATCTACCATTGATAAATATTGAACCAGATCATATTGTGCCAGACGAGCTACACATGATGCTCAGAATAACTGATACACTCATTGAGTGCCTAATTTCCACTGCAATTGCGTATGACAAACAGTACCACCATACGCATCGCACTAGTCGACGTGCCTACAAAATACTGGAAGGTGCAATGATACAAAAACTACTAGCATCAATTAATGATTGTGGAGTAGTTTTTAAAATGTGGCATGACAAAGATGACAGTGACAAAGACAAAAAACTGAACTGGACATCTTTAATGGGACCGGACAAACTAAAATTGTTAAAATTACTACCTGATAAACTTCAAGATTGCCAACCAGATGATATGGCTTCACACGTGGCAGATTTATGGAAA GAATTTAACAAACTTTACAAAATGATTTCTTCTAGCAATGTTAACAATTCAGAAGGAAACTTGAAAGAGAAG GGTAAAGAGTGGGTGAAGAAATTTAGATCCCTGGAGAAGGAACCTTATTCAGATGGATACCAACCCAACAAAATAACGCCATACCTTCATATGGTTGTGCATCACTTTTGGTATTTCATTGAGAAATACGACAACGTGAAGCAGTTCAGTTGCCAAG GGGTAGAAAAAAACAATGATGCAGCTAAGAAAACGTTCTTTAAAAATAGCAACAGGTGGGATGGTGCAAGTGACATAATTAGAAATTTATACCAGAGACACTTGTTAAGAAATAGGAAAAGAAAGGTGCAAGACTATAG TAAAAAGGACCCTACGTGGTGGAATGGTGGGCAGCAACAAAAAATGGCTAAAAGGCGGAGAATTAGTCATCATTCATCTGGCCATAATATGACTGAGACCACTCCCGAGCAAATGACTGAGACGATGTCTGACTCATCATAG